One region of Camelina sativa cultivar DH55 chromosome 6, Cs, whole genome shotgun sequence genomic DNA includes:
- the LOC104790719 gene encoding kinesin-like protein KIN-14F, with protein sequence MPQEVMRGLKGLVVSSTSNGDYELAQRKAEETAVRRYQAVAWLRQMDQGATETLPEKPSENEFSVALRNGLILCNVLNKVNPGSDLKVVENPITPAIQYAEGAAQSAIQYFENMRNFLKAVEDMQLLTFGASDLEKGGSSNKVVDCILCLKGFYEWKQAGGVGVWRYGGTVRIVSFNPKGSSPRQQYGVGSESTTTDESVSLDESESSSQYDQLLDFLHLSNEISTEESETAISLSFLFDHFALQLLQAYIKESDGSNDLPLNEMVIDSLLNKVVKDFSAILVSQGTQLGSFLKKILKCDNGDLSRSGFVEAVFRYLQHRKDLVKKEFSKFCKCGGKLEFIRPDVREFSPGHADAIGVQQKELEEVKSNFVETRCQVEQMQSEWQEELQRIVHHVKSMEVTSSSYHKVLEENRLLYNEVQDLKGTIRVYCRVRPFLQEQKDMQSTVDYIGENGNIIINNPFKQEKDARKIFAFNKVFGQNVSQEQIYIDTQPVIRSVLDGFNVCIFAYGQTGSGKTYTMSGPDLMTETTWGVNYRALRDLFQLSNARTHVVTYEIGVQMIEIYNEQVRDLLVSDGSSRRLDIRNNSQLNGLNVPDASLIPVSNTRDVLDLMRIGQKNRAVGATALNERSSRSHSVLTVHVQGKELASGSILRGCLHLVDLAGSERVEKSEAVGERLKEAQHINKSLSALGDVIYALAQKSSHIPYRNSKLTQVLQDSLGGQAKTLMFVHINPEVNAVGETISTLKFAQRVASIELGAARSNKETGEIRDLKDEISSLKSAMEKKEAELEQLRSGSIRNATECQRARAVSPFHLPRNGNGAGTKAEASPQPNDSTRSYETRSCSTGKQRKTGFPSALRNREASPRMPNVAEERLNPSPNRRSLSTDRGSAIKSRNKSEVTQNLPVARTPFPARVPVAKSFATVPLNPSAEITSETFHNHQKLSARKLFPEIEEEHIRHTLHIRQGGVKKTRAESSKAKAKQPSPGRFQKLDVGISLRSEADSEAKVGNYQTQKGNNNHNVIHSRFQNFDVGISLFSDLCAGDKSDSTLKSDSSETDNEPPLKSKNSQRNVSKSSLNNKLRAIYAHEDTSLVNEKPLNGTAHIKEGNSPNISMPEFRRSRSTHHARFMVP encoded by the exons ATGCCACAAGAAGTAATGAGAGGATTAAAGGGTTTGGTGGTGTCGTCCACAAGCAATGGGGATTATGAGCTTGCACAACGAAAAGCTGAAGAAACAG cTGTGAGAAGGTACCAAGCGGTGGCATGGCTGAGACAAATGGACCAAGGCGCGACGGAGACACTGCCGGAAAAACCGTCGGAAAACGAATTCTCCGTCGCCCTCCGCAACGGCCTCATTCTCTGCAACGTCCTCAACAAAGTCAATCCCGGTTCCGATCTAAAg GTGGTGGAGAATCCGATTACGCCAGCTATACAGTACGCCGAGGGAGCGGCTCAATCCGCAATTCAATATTTTGAGAACATGAGGAACTTTCTTAAAGCTGTTGAGGATATGCAGCTTTTAACATTTGGAGCTTCTGATCTCGAAAAG gGAGGATCATCGAACAAGGTAGTAGATTGTATTTTGTGTTTGAAAGGGTTTTACGAGTGGAAACAAGCGGGTGGAGTGGGAGTATGGAGGTATGGAGGGACTGTGAGGATTGTTTCATTCAATCCAAAGGGCAGCTCTCCGCGGCAGCAGTATGGGGTTGGTAGTGAAAGCACTACCACCGATGAGTCTGTATCTTTGGATGAATCTGAGTCTTCTTCTCAGTATGATCAGCTTTTggattttcttcatctttctaatgaaaTCTCGACTGAGGAATCTGAGACTGCAATCTCcctgtcttttctttttgatcatTTCGCGCTTCAGCTTCTACAGGCTTATATCAAAGAGAGTGATGGGTCAAATGATCTGCCTTTAAATGAAATG GTGATCGATAGCTTGCTCAACAAGGTAGTTAAGGATTTCTCTGCAATACTAGTTTCTCAGGGGACTCAG CTGGGTTCGTTTCTAAAGAAGATACTGAAATGTGATAATGGAGATCTATCTAGGTCAGGCTTTGTAGAAGCAGTCTTTAGGTATCTTCAGCACAGAAAAGATCTGGTGAAAAAGGAGTTTTCAAAGTTTTGTAAATGTGGCGGAAAGCTTGAGTTTATTAGACCAGACGTCCGCGAGTTTTCTCCTGGTCATGCAGATGCTATTGGTGTTCAACAGAAAGAGCTGGAG gaagtaaaatcaaattttgtggAAACAAGATGCCAAGTTGAACAGATGCAGTCAGAATGGCAGGAAGAACTTCAAAGAATAG TTCATCACGTTAAATCCATGGAAGTtacatcttcttcttaccaCAAGGTTCTGGAGGAAAATCGCTTACTTTACAATGAGGTCCAAGATCTCAAAG GGACCATTAGAGTCTACTGCAGAGTCAGACCTTTCTtacaagaacaaaaagatatgCAATCAACTGTGGATTATATTGGAGAAAATggtaatattataattaataatccTTTCAAGCAGGAAAAAGATGCACGAAAAATATTTGCCTTCAACAAAGTATTTGGACAGAATGTCTCACAAg AGCAAATCTACATAGACACTCAACCGGTAATAAGGTCTGTCCTCGACGGATTCAATGTTTGTATCTTCGCGTATGGGCAAACTGGTTCAGGGAAAACATATACGATG AGTGGGCCAGATCTGATGACTGAGACAACTTGGGGAGTGAACTACCGAGCTCTACGTGATCTCTTCCAGCTTTCAAATGCAAGAACACATGTGGTGACTTATGAAATTGGAGTCCAAATGATCGAAATATATAATGAACAAGTTAGAGACTTACTAGTCAGTGATGGTTCCTCTAGAAG ATTAGATATACGCAATAATTCTCAACTCAATGGCCTTAATGTACCCGACGCAAGCTTGATTCCAGTTTCTAATACTCGAGATGTTCTTGATTTGATGAGGATTGGCCAAAAGAATCGTGCGGTGGGCGCTACTGCTTTGAATGAGAGGAGCAGCCGTTCTCATAG TGTATTGACCGTTCACGTCCAAGGAAAAGAATTGGCCTCAGGATCCATTTTAAGAGGCTGCCTTCATCTAGTCGATTTGGCTGGAAGTGAAAGAGTAGAAAAATCTGAAGCTGTAGGGGAGAGACTCAAAGAAgcacaacacataaacaaatcgTTGTCTGCACTAGGAGATGTCATCTATGCACTTGCACAAAAGAGTTCCCACATTCCCTACAGAAATAGCAAGCTTACACAAGTTCTGCAGGATTCCTTAG GTGGTCAAGCCAAAACTTTAATGTTTGTGCATATTAACCCTGAAGTTAACGCGGTAGGAGAGACTATCAGCACCCTTAAGTTTGCTCAAAGGGTTGCATCTATTGAACTTGGAGCAGCTCGATCAAACAAGGAAACCGGTGAAATTCGAGATCTTAAGGATGAG ATATCTAGCCTTAAATCGgcaatggagaagaaggaagcagaGCTGGAACAATTGCGATCAGGTAGCATTCGGAACGCAACTGAATGTCAGAGAGCAAGAGCAGTTTCTCCGTTCCATCTCCCGAGAAATGGTAACGGTGCTGGAACAAAGGCTGAGGCAAGTCCACAGCCAAACGACAGTACCAGAAGCTACGAG ACCAGAAGTTGCTCAACTGGCAAGCAGAGAAAGACAGGGTTTCCATCTGCACTGAGAAACAGAGAAGCAAGCCCGAGGATGCCGAATGTAGCAGAAGAAAGGTTAAATCCGAGTCCGAATAGGAGGTCACTATCCACAGATAGAGGATCTGCCATTAAAAGTAGGAATAAGTCCGAAGTTACTCAAAACCTTCCGGTTGCAAGAACACCTTTTCCAGCTAGAGTACCAGTAGCCAAATCCTTTGCAACTGTTCCATTGAACCCATCAGCAGAAATCACTTCAGAGACATTTCACAATCATCAGAAGTTAAGTGCTCGAAAGCTTTTCCCCGAGATCGAGGAGGAACACATAAGACATACACTTCATATACGTCAAGGTGGTGTTAAGAAGACCAGAGCCGAGAGCAGTAAAGCCAAGGCAAAGCAACCATCGCCAGGTAGGTTTCAGAAACTCGATGTTGGGATCAGTTTGCGTTCTGAGGCAGATTCTGAAGCAAAGGTAGGAAATTATCAGACCCAAAAGGGGAACAACAACCACAATGTGATACACTCAAGATTCCAAAATTTCGATGTGGGTATCAGCCTGTTCTCGGACCTCTGTGCCGGTGACAAATCAGATTCAACACTCAAGAGTGATTCCTCAGAGACAGACAACGAACCGCCCTTGAAATCGAAGAATTCCCAAAGAAACGTGTCCAAAAGCTCCCTCAACAACAAACTAAG GGCGATTTATGCTCATGAGGACACATCACTCGTGAATGAAAAGCCTTTAAATGGTACAGCCCATATCAAAGAAGGTAATAGCCCTAATATATCTATGCCCGAGTTCAGGAGAAGCCGTTCAACGCATCATGCAAGGTTCATGGTACCATAG
- the LOC104790720 gene encoding putative phytosulfokines 6 isoform X1, producing MKQTLCLVLCVLFLILSTSSSAIRRGKENPELNPVVSATSVEEDSFNESLKMLDQCAARSFRLWMRNVGQKYFSSIRSSLFLKVKSECSRINGAAPTHK from the exons ATGAAGCAAACCTTGTGCCTTGTTTTGTGTGTTCTCTTCCTCATTTTATCAACAAGTTCGTCTGCGATTCGAAGAG GAAAAGAGAATCCAGAGCTGAATCCAGTAGTCTCAGCTACATCGGTTGAAGAAGACTCATTTAAT GAAAGTTTGAAAATGTTGGACCAATGTGCTGCAAGAAGTTTTCGGCTATGGATGCGAAATGTTGGCCAAAAATATTTCAGCTCGATCCGTTCTTCCCTcttcttaaaagttaaaagtgaATGTTCTCGCATCAATGGAGCTGCTCCAACACACAAGTGA
- the LOC104790720 gene encoding putative phytosulfokines 6 isoform X2, whose amino-acid sequence MKQTLCLVLCVLFLILSTSSSAIRRGKENPELNPVVSATSVEEDSFNKLMGMNYCGEGDEECLKRRMMTEAHLDYIYTQHHKH is encoded by the exons ATGAAGCAAACCTTGTGCCTTGTTTTGTGTGTTCTCTTCCTCATTTTATCAACAAGTTCGTCTGCGATTCGAAGAG GAAAAGAGAATCCAGAGCTGAATCCAGTAGTCTCAGCTACATCGGTTGAAGAAGACTCATTTAAT aaactgaTGGGGATGAATTATtgtggagaaggagatgaagaatgTTTAAAGAGAAGGATGATGACGGAAGCTCACTTAGACTACATTTACACACAGCACCATAAGCACTaa